One Halichondria panicea chromosome 6, odHalPani1.1, whole genome shotgun sequence genomic window carries:
- the LOC135336928 gene encoding uncharacterized protein LOC135336928 gives MKLLFAAFIVLAELASLKATFVHYHIVPENSTALCQYYHNGTCFTLDHLRTKIKNSGTNITISFLSGDHRLTWNMTLNYTVVILNSEQSAMTVTNRSSQISRIICRPYTQIAFIEINLFILHGLVIQGCRNSGNGGAIYLKSVQLATIVESYFVDNQAIRGGAIYSTQTDLTIQNSTFIHNLATSGGVIAVRSGNCSITNSHFVRNQATLQYTYGENNGGAIHIYSDVDHTCIADTEFIGNKALKSGGAISNNLQGTTRIMGCSFKNNSATSGGAISTISSLLSTNNVFQNNTARNGGAIYIDLYDINAEVVFSGNTTLSNNTGMYGGAIRSAASKIVFLMNSTVVISHNIARHGGAIYLEQSIIHVNNVQTIQIVENTAQRSGGGIYAFQTLIEIQDVQANVKYCSAYIAGNMAKNGSGMYLSASSFRIALQRNLVIYNNSATQYGGGVYVEQRSRINIQHLSSAERSKVFAIVSSNKALRGGGVFVLDSASGLACEGINSSSDLHSKECFLQTAERFSDPGSQIMILFVKNKATEIGNDIYGGLLDRCLINPSAPKHPDGTSYLQKIAGFDWAGNDTVTSAGCLTDPRVTYGNVAETSQFFNHVSSDPVRICFCTDIHLPDCYNKHPHPTVSVKKGETFTLSVVAVDQVGRPVNAMIISSLHSENRGKGRLKEGQQHRRINNNCTELKYNLYSDQNLASLEVNSIGPCGNEGISKQQVNIAFKPCSCPIGFEILSDPIDCLCDCANELKQYISSCSPENGTIQVNQNVWIKYINNTNFTSHFIAHSCPFDYFVKKPVNISLANQTEADKQCAFNRTGMLCGKCTQGLSLVFGSTRCLQCSNYYLFLIVPLAIAGIALVAFILLLNMTVATGTIHGLIFYVNILAANRSIFLLFDTPNFLTVFISWLNLDLGIETCFYEGMDSYGKFLLQLVFPAYVFTLIAIIMLWSNCSQPFARIIGKRNPEATLYMLILLSYSKLIQIIITALEYATISYPNGTQKLVWMYDANVLYLDVKHIPRFLIAILIFIFGTIYTILLLFGQLFNRYSQHRIMKWTTHKYYIHFMNAHHASLSDKHCYWLGLLLLSRLVYYLISAFADESIVIFFVGTLSFALLLYKQNKQVYTKWAEDLLETISITNLGMLALTTFYIKFSLAGGEISRDQQALATVSMALAFIVFLCIVFYHVLEMCGIKLSQLPNKILTVLRWHQHYQPVPIRGFAEDNNHGTTQYSTSTPFIRPAVPEHQLREPALDELSPVRPEDYDPPLAVPQPRRREIPTHTNIDIRSHVNYV, from the coding sequence ATGAAGTTGCTATTTGCTGCATTCATTGTACTAGCTGAACTAGCTAGTTTAAAAGCTACTTTTGTACATTACCACATAGTCCCTGAGAACTCCACTGCTCTGTGCCAGTACTACCACAATGGAACCTGCTTCACACTAGACCACCTCCGCACTAAAATTAAGAACTCAGGAACGAACATTACGATCAGCTTTCTCTCGGGAGATCACCGTCTAACATGGAACATGACACTAAACTATACCGTAGTCATTCTGAACAGCGAGCAGAGTGCGATGACAGTAACAAATCGGAGTTCTCAGATTTCAAGAATCATATGCAGACCATACACACAGATTGCTTTTATAGAAATTAATTTGTTTATTTTACATGGATTGGTGATACAAGGATGCAGAAACAGCGGTAATGGTGGTGCTATCTATCTGAAAAGTGTTCAATTGGCTACCATTGTCGAGTCGTATTTTGTTGATAATCAAGCAATTCGTGGGGGTGCAATTTATTCAACCCAAACAGATTTGACTATACAAAACAGTACTTTTATTCACAATTTAGCCACCTCTGGCGGTGTGATTGCAGTGAGAAGTGGTAATTGTTCAATCACCAATTCTCACTTTGTCAGGAACCAGGCTACTTTACAATATACCTATGGAGAAAATAATGGCGGCGCTATACACATTTACAGTGACGTTGACCACACCTGTATAGCCGATACAGAATTCATTGGAAACAAGGCTCTTAAATCTGGAGGTGCAATCTCAAACAATTTACAGGGTACTACCCGCATTATGGGGTGTTCCTTCAAGAATAACAGTGCTACTAGTGGGGGAGCTATTAGCACTATCTCATCACTACTGAGCACAAACAATGTGTTTCAGAACAACACAGCAAGAAACGGAGGTGCCATATATATTGATCTTTATGATATCAACGCAGAAGTGGTGTTCTCTGGTAACACAACACTCAGTAACAACACTGGTATGTATGGAGGAGCAATTAGAAGCGCTGCTAGTAAAATTGTATTTTTAATGAATTCAACAGTTGTGATCAGTCACAATATAGCTAGACACGGTGGTGCGATATATTTGGAACAaagtattatacatgtaaacaaTGTACAGACGATTCAAATTGTTGAAAACACAGCACAGAGATCAGGAGGGGGGATCTACGCTTTTCAGACCTTAATTGAAATTCAGGATGTACAAGCAAACGTGAAGTATTGCTCTGCATACATAGCAGGCAACATGGCCAAAAATGGAAGTGGAATGTATCTTAGTGCATCAAGTTTCCGGATAGCACTACAACGCAATCTAGTAATCTACAACAACAGTGCCACACAATATGGTGGTGGTGTATACGTGGAACAGCGCTCAAGAATCAATATACAGCATTTAAGCAGTGCCGAAAGAAGTAAAGTTTTTGCTATCGTAAGTAGTAACAAAGCTTTGCGTGGAGGAGGTGTGTTTGTATTAGACAGTGCGAGTGGGCTGGCTTGCGAAGGAATAAACTCATCGTCAGACTTACACTCTAAGGAATGCTTTCTACAAACAGCAGAACGATTCTCAGATCCAGGATCCCAAATCATGATACTATTTGTGAAGAACAAAGCTACAGAAATTGGCAATGACATTTATGGTGGACTTTTGGACAGATGTCTTATAAATCCTTCAGCTCCGAAACATCCTGACGGCACTTCGTACTTGCAAAAAATAGCTGGATTTGACTGGGCTGGTAACGATACTGTAACATCTGCTGGCTGTCTCACAGATCCAAGAGTTACCTACGGGAATGTTGCCGAGACTTCTCAATTTTTTAACCATGTTTCTTCTGACCCAGTTAGAATTTGTTTCTGTACAGACATTCATTTACCAGACTGCTATAACAAACATCCACATCCCACTGTGTCAGTAAAAAAAGGAGAGACGTTTACACTTAGTGTAGTTGCTGTGGACCAGGTGGGCAGGCCAGTCAATGCCATGATCATCAGTTCACTCCATTCAGAAAATAGAGGAAAAGGACGACTAAAGGAAGGACAGCAACATCGACGAATAAATAATAACTGCACAGAGCTCAAGTACAATTTGTACTCTGATCAAAATTTGGCATCACTAGAAGTTAACTCGATCGGTCCTTGTGGAAATGAGGGAATATCAAAGCAACAAGTAAACATTGCATTTAAACCTTGCTCATGCCCAATAGGATTTGAAATTCTTTCAGATCCAATAGACTGCTTGTGTGACTGTGCAAATGAACTCAAGCAATACATCAGTAGCTGCTCACCAGAGAATGGCACCATTCAAGTCAACCAAAATGTTTGGATCAAGTACATCAACAACACCAACTTTACATCACATTTTATCGCACACAGTTGTCCATTTGACTACTTTGTGAAAAAGCCCGTTAACATCAGCCTTGCTAATCAAACTGAGGCAGACAAACAATGTGCCTTTAACAGAACTGGAATGCTTTGCGGTAAATGTACACAAGGACTAAGTCTAGTATTTGGTAGTACGAGATGTCTGCAATGTTCTAACTACTACCTCTTTTTGATCGTACCACTCGCTATAGCTGGTATTGCATTGGTAGCATTCATTCTGCTACTCAATATGACAGTTGCAACAGGGACCATCCATGGGCTTATTTTTTACGTCAATATACTAGCAGCCAATCGCTCAATATTCTTACTATTTGACACACCAAATTTCCTTACTGTTTTCATTTCATGGCTGAACCTTGACCTGGGGATTGAGACATGTTTCTATGAAGGTATGGATTCTTATGGCAAGTTCTTATTGCAGCTTGTCTTCCCAGCCTATGTGTTTACTCTAATAGCCATTATTATGCTGTGGAGCAACTGTTCTCAGCCATTTGCACGCATTATTGGGAAAAGGAACCCTGAGGCTACACTCTACATGCTGATACTTCTATCCTATTCTAAACTGATTCAAATCATCATCACAGCTCTAGAGTATGCAACTATCAGCTATCCAAATGGTACTCAAAAATTAGTCTGGATGTACGATGCTAACGTGCTATACTTAGATGTGAAACACATCCCAAGGTTCCTAATAGCGATCCTCATCTTTATATTTGGAACAATCTACACTATACTGCTCCTCTTCGGTCAACTATTCAATCGCTATTCTCAGCATAGAATAATGAAATGGACTACTCACAAATATTACATTCACTTCATGAATGCACACCATGCTTCCCTATCTGACAAACATTGCTACTGGTTGGGGCTACTACTACTTTCTAGATTAGTTTACTACCTCATCTCTGCATTTGCTGATGAATCGATTGTCATTTTCTTTGTTGGAACATTGAGTTTTGCATTGTTGCTTTATAAGCAGAATAAGCAAGTATACACCAAGTGGGCTGAAGATCTACTCGAAACTATTTCAATCACTAATTTAGGCATGTTGGCATTAACTACATTCTATATTAAATTCTCATTGGCAGGTGGTGAAATAAGCAGAGATCAACAAGCACTAGCTACTGTGTCTATGGCGCTCGCTTTCATTGTTTTTCTGTGTATAGTGTTTTACCACGTTCTAGAAATGTGTGGAATAAAGCTGAGTCAACTACCCAACAAAATACTAACTGTGCTCAGATGGCACCAGCACTACCAGCCAGTTCCTATCAGAGGATTTGCTGAGGACAATAATCATGGCACAACTCAATACTCCACCTCTACTCCGTTCATAAGACCTGCAGTACCTGAACACCAACTGAGAGAGCCAGCACTGGACGAACTTAGTCCAGTAAGACCAGAAGACTACGATCCACCTCTTGCTGTGCCTCAACCACGACGCAGAGAGattcccacacacactaacattgATATTAGATCGCATGTGAACTACGTATAA